A single region of the Stenotrophomonas sp. Marseille-Q4652 genome encodes:
- the dapF gene encoding diaminopimelate epimerase has protein sequence MNKPADGRLRFTKMHGAGNDFVVLDLRDGTPPPDAKLAARLADRHSGVGCDQILTIEASRDPASVASYRVWNSDGSSSGQCGNGARCVAAWLVRDGVDPAGGFQIDSPGDSHRVEQLGPAEFAVAMGVPQFEPEQIPLVGFPRSREEYVLPLQGESVRFGAVSMGNPHAVLEVGLIDAAPVERLGPLLQQHASFPESVNVGFVQVLDPGHARLRVFERGVGETLACGSGACAAAVVMMQRGRLDRDAVISLPGGDLRVRWPADDAQIILSGPTAFVFDGEWNG, from the coding sequence ATGAATAAGCCGGCCGACGGCCGCCTGCGTTTCACCAAGATGCATGGCGCCGGCAATGATTTCGTGGTGCTGGACCTGCGCGATGGCACGCCGCCACCGGATGCGAAGCTGGCCGCGCGCCTGGCCGACCGCCATTCCGGGGTGGGCTGCGACCAGATCCTGACCATCGAGGCATCGCGTGATCCCGCCTCCGTGGCCTCTTACCGCGTCTGGAATTCGGACGGTTCCAGCTCCGGGCAGTGTGGCAACGGCGCGCGCTGCGTGGCGGCCTGGCTGGTCCGCGATGGCGTGGACCCGGCCGGTGGTTTCCAGATCGACAGCCCCGGCGACAGCCACCGCGTCGAGCAGCTGGGCCCAGCCGAGTTCGCCGTGGCGATGGGCGTGCCGCAGTTCGAGCCCGAGCAGATCCCGCTGGTGGGTTTTCCGCGGTCGCGCGAGGAATACGTGCTGCCGCTGCAGGGGGAGAGCGTGCGCTTTGGTGCGGTGTCGATGGGCAATCCGCACGCGGTACTGGAAGTGGGCCTGATCGATGCCGCCCCGGTGGAGCGCCTCGGTCCGCTGCTGCAGCAGCATGCTTCGTTCCCGGAGTCGGTGAACGTGGGTTTCGTACAGGTGCTCGACCCTGGCCATGCGCGGCTGCGGGTGTTCGAGCGCGGGGTCGGGGAGACCCTGGCCTGTGGCAGCGGCGCCTGCGCCGCGGCCGTGGTGATGATGCAGCGCGGCCGCCTGGACCGCGATGCGGTGATCTCGCTGCCCGGTGGTGACCTGCGCGTGCGCTGGCCAGCGGATGATGCGCAGATCATCCTGTCCGGGCCAACGGCGTTCGTATTCGATGGGGAGTGGAACGGATGA
- a CDS encoding ESPR-type extended signal peptide-containing protein — protein sequence MNRIFRLVFNRRLGVVQVASEVVSHRAGAARSAAPRRRPHPLAAVMSLVLAIPMLATMSPALAQALINEDRTIDEDTTFATGVDIGSDSAGSVLVKDGAVVASGQLRLGVLADSHGSLVVQGPGSQWLVHGSRVLDIGLAGVGELSVVDGGTLDAAAGGYTRLAGAAGSTGSLTVRGDGSTMRVTQLAAGHQGNGSLAVVEGGRLTTTAGWSGFHLYGLGLGSGDGGAAHALVAGPGSLLEVKGNHLDVGVEGKGTLTVAEAGEVRVERDLRVRGRAGTDPDGPTGLVNILEGGQLSAGRVIISDTERADGRIIVDGAGSLLSSDEIIVGSQAKGELVVRNGGAVAGARLAAEDSKAISRDYDQAGHVHVTGTGSRLEVGQLVLSDHTLIEEQAQVLSAEVRLQESYAADGSRATLRGAGTLWSNSDVFETRTNLDVLDGARIETATAHISGGGDSAEMRPVIKVEQVRVQGNGARLHATQELKVGRGVFDGFGVLALGEGGSIGADGEGVLLTSGGYLVLGGGWAAWDQEAAAMVFAEAVAAGSVDVDTRLQLESNGTLLFNHSHDDYVLVNALESSEDGGVIRSLAGSTTLDGDLSSYRGKVEVAGGRLVIDSDIGTVRRADARGSQPDQQLRVTGGTLVVNGTAGFEQEIVHSGTPVRERTSTATVSLAGVLAGSGTLGELVILQGGTVAPGDGGIGTLRIEGDAYFNNGTLLAPDKKAFYDVDVRGNGQSDLLQITGKARIGAHDGFTGGPTGVRVTTLDPQVSYQNGQAYTILTAQAGVSGRFDDVTTRSAFLTPSLSYTDTSVVLTLAVAASGGPTPTPTPTPSGSGQQPRHACTHAFAQPHGTVTGSAAGL from the coding sequence GTGAACCGTATCTTCCGTCTTGTCTTCAACCGGCGTCTCGGCGTAGTGCAGGTCGCCAGCGAAGTGGTCAGTCATCGCGCCGGCGCGGCCCGCAGCGCGGCGCCACGTCGCCGCCCGCATCCCTTGGCCGCCGTGATGTCGCTGGTTCTCGCCATTCCGATGCTCGCCACCATGTCCCCGGCGCTTGCGCAGGCGCTCATCAACGAGGACAGGACGATCGACGAGGACACCACGTTCGCGACGGGCGTGGACATTGGCAGCGACAGTGCCGGTAGCGTTCTGGTCAAGGATGGGGCCGTAGTGGCCAGTGGGCAGCTGCGCCTTGGGGTGCTGGCCGACAGCCACGGCAGCCTGGTCGTGCAGGGGCCCGGGTCGCAGTGGCTGGTGCATGGCAGCCGTGTGCTGGACATCGGACTGGCCGGAGTGGGCGAACTGTCCGTCGTCGATGGCGGCACGCTTGATGCCGCCGCTGGCGGTTATACCCGCCTGGCCGGAGCAGCCGGTTCCACAGGGTCGCTTACCGTGCGCGGTGACGGCTCCACGATGCGCGTGACCCAGCTGGCCGCCGGGCATCAGGGCAACGGCAGCCTGGCGGTTGTCGAGGGTGGCCGGCTCACCACGACCGCCGGCTGGAGCGGGTTTCACCTGTATGGATTGGGCCTGGGCTCCGGCGATGGCGGGGCCGCCCATGCGCTTGTCGCAGGCCCCGGGTCGCTGCTCGAGGTCAAGGGCAACCATCTGGACGTGGGTGTGGAGGGCAAGGGCACGCTCACCGTTGCCGAGGCCGGCGAGGTACGGGTCGAACGCGACCTGCGCGTGCGTGGCCGGGCCGGTACGGACCCGGACGGCCCCACTGGCCTGGTCAACATCCTCGAGGGCGGCCAGCTCAGCGCCGGCCGCGTGATCATCAGTGACACCGAGAGGGCTGATGGCCGGATCATTGTGGATGGAGCCGGTTCGCTGCTGTCCTCGGACGAGATCATCGTCGGCTCCCAGGCGAAGGGCGAGCTGGTCGTGCGCAACGGCGGCGCGGTTGCCGGCGCGCGACTGGCGGCCGAGGACTCGAAAGCCATCAGCCGTGATTACGACCAGGCCGGCCACGTGCACGTGACCGGTACTGGCTCGCGGCTGGAGGTGGGGCAGCTCGTGCTCTCTGACCACACCCTGATCGAGGAGCAGGCCCAGGTGCTCTCTGCCGAGGTGCGACTGCAGGAGAGCTACGCAGCCGATGGCAGTCGCGCCACCCTTCGTGGTGCCGGTACGTTGTGGAGCAACAGCGACGTGTTCGAGACCCGGACCAACCTGGACGTACTGGACGGCGCACGCATCGAGACGGCGACCGCCCACATCTCCGGCGGTGGCGATTCGGCGGAAATGCGCCCGGTCATCAAGGTCGAGCAGGTAAGGGTGCAGGGCAACGGTGCGCGCCTGCACGCGACCCAGGAGCTGAAGGTGGGCCGGGGCGTGTTCGACGGGTTTGGCGTACTCGCGCTCGGCGAGGGCGGCAGTATCGGTGCCGACGGCGAGGGCGTACTGCTGACCAGCGGCGGTTACCTGGTGCTGGGTGGCGGCTGGGCGGCGTGGGACCAGGAGGCTGCGGCCATGGTGTTTGCCGAGGCGGTCGCGGCCGGGAGCGTCGATGTGGACACACGCCTGCAGCTCGAATCCAACGGCACGCTGCTGTTCAACCATTCCCACGACGATTACGTGCTGGTCAATGCGCTGGAAAGTAGTGAAGACGGCGGCGTCATCCGTTCACTGGCCGGTTCCACCACGCTTGATGGCGACCTGTCCAGCTATCGGGGCAAGGTCGAGGTGGCCGGCGGCAGGCTGGTCATCGATTCGGACATTGGCACCGTCCGCAGGGCGGATGCCCGCGGCAGTCAGCCCGACCAGCAGCTCCGGGTCACCGGCGGCACCCTGGTCGTCAACGGCACTGCCGGCTTCGAACAGGAAATCGTCCATTCCGGAACCCCGGTGCGCGAGCGCACGTCGACGGCTACCGTCTCCCTCGCTGGCGTGCTGGCGGGCAGCGGCACCCTGGGCGAGCTGGTCATCCTGCAGGGTGGCACGGTGGCGCCGGGTGACGGCGGCATCGGCACGCTGCGCATCGAGGGCGATGCCTACTTCAACAACGGCACCTTGCTGGCGCCGGATAAGAAGGCCTTCTACGACGTGGACGTGCGGGGCAATGGCCAGTCGGACCTGCTGCAGATCACGGGCAAGGCCCGTATCGGCGCGCATGACGGGTTCACTGGCGGGCCGACCGGCGTGCGGGTCACCACCCTGGATCCGCAGGTGAGTTACCAGAACGGTCAGGCCTACACGATCCTCACCGCCCAGGCTGGGGTCAGCGGGCGCTTCGATGATGTCACCACACGTTCGGCCTTCCTGACCCCGAGCCTGAGCTATACCGATACCAGCGTGGTGCTCACCCTGGCGGTGGCAGCCTCGGGCGGCCCGACCCCGACCCCGACCCCCACCCCCTCCGGATCCGGGCAACAACCCCGGCACGCCTGCACCCACGCCTTCGCCCAACCCCACGGCACCGTCACCGGCTCCGCCGCTGGTCTTTGA
- a CDS encoding pyridoxal phosphate-dependent aminotransferase, giving the protein MPTLPPPAPGYSRRSHEIAPFHVMSLLARAQQLEQAGHDVIHLEIGEPDFTTADPIVRAGQAALAAGHTRYMAARGLPALREAISGFYRSHYALDIDPERILVTPGGSGALLLASSLLVDPGRHWLLADPGYPCNRHFLRLVEGAAQLVPVGPQTAYQLTPALVEQHWNPDSVGALVASPANPTGTVLYPGELAALSQSLHARGGHLVVDEIYHGLTYGMDAPSVLQVDDEAFVLNSFSKYFGMTGWRLGWLVAPPQAVPELEKLAQNLYISASSIAQHAALACFGDEAMAIFEQRREAFRQRRDFLLPALRELGFRIEVEPQGAFYLYCDVSAFTDDAQAFCAHFLETEHVAFTPGLDFGSHRAHQHVRLAYTQEIPRLQQAVERIARGLRSWQG; this is encoded by the coding sequence ATGCCTACCCTGCCCCCACCGGCGCCCGGCTACAGCCGTCGCAGCCATGAAATCGCCCCGTTCCACGTGATGTCGCTGCTGGCCCGCGCGCAGCAGCTGGAGCAGGCCGGCCACGACGTGATCCACCTGGAGATCGGCGAGCCGGACTTCACCACCGCCGATCCCATCGTGCGCGCCGGCCAGGCCGCACTGGCCGCCGGCCATACCCGCTACATGGCAGCGCGTGGCCTGCCCGCCCTGCGCGAGGCGATCAGTGGCTTCTACCGCAGCCACTACGCGCTGGACATCGATCCCGAGCGCATCCTCGTCACTCCCGGTGGTTCGGGCGCGCTGCTGCTGGCCTCCAGCCTGCTGGTGGACCCGGGCCGACACTGGCTGCTGGCCGATCCGGGCTATCCGTGCAACCGCCATTTCCTGCGCCTGGTCGAAGGCGCCGCGCAGCTGGTGCCGGTCGGTCCGCAGACCGCCTACCAGCTGACGCCCGCACTGGTCGAACAGCACTGGAACCCAGATAGCGTTGGTGCGCTGGTCGCCTCCCCGGCCAATCCCACCGGCACCGTGCTATATCCCGGCGAACTGGCCGCGCTGTCGCAGTCGCTGCACGCGCGCGGCGGCCACCTGGTGGTGGACGAGATCTACCACGGCCTGACCTACGGCATGGACGCACCCAGCGTGCTCCAGGTCGATGACGAGGCCTTCGTGCTCAACAGCTTCTCCAAGTACTTCGGCATGACCGGCTGGCGGCTGGGTTGGCTGGTTGCCCCACCGCAGGCGGTGCCCGAGCTGGAGAAGCTGGCGCAGAACCTGTACATCAGCGCGTCGAGCATCGCCCAGCACGCAGCGCTGGCCTGTTTTGGCGACGAAGCGATGGCGATCTTCGAGCAGCGTCGCGAGGCCTTCCGCCAGCGCCGTGACTTCCTGCTGCCGGCGCTGCGCGAGCTGGGCTTCCGCATCGAGGTCGAACCGCAAGGTGCGTTCTACCTCTATTGCGATGTCAGTGCGTTCACCGACGACGCCCAGGCCTTCTGTGCACACTTCCTGGAGACCGAGCACGTGGCGTTCACCCCGGGCCTGGACTTCGGCTCGCACCGCGCCCACCAGCATGTGCGCCTGGCCTACACCCAGGAAATCCCGCGGCTGCAGCAGGCGGTGGAGCGGATCGCGCGCGGGCTGCGCAGCTGGCAGGGTTGA
- the xerC gene encoding tyrosine recombinase XerC — MDPCQDFLSYLQVERRASAHTLDAYRRDLAALAGWAGEAGVGIEALASEQLRQFIASEHRRSLSPKSLQRRLSACRSFYQWLLKNGRIQTNPAAALRAPRAPRKLPQVLDADEAVQLVELPTDAPLGLRDRALLELFYSSGLRLSELCALRWRDLDFAAGVVNVLGKGGKQRRVPVGSHARRALEEWRVNSGGQPALPVFPGRGGAPISQRAVQIRIKQLAQRQGLFKHVHPHMLRHSFASHILESSGDLRGVQELLGHADISTTQIYTHLDFQHLAKVYDAAHPRAKRKGQGGSEPLAG; from the coding sequence ATGGATCCCTGCCAGGACTTCCTGTCTTACCTGCAGGTCGAGCGGCGTGCCTCGGCGCACACGCTTGATGCCTACCGCCGCGATCTGGCTGCACTGGCCGGCTGGGCGGGCGAGGCTGGTGTGGGCATCGAGGCGCTGGCCAGCGAGCAACTGCGGCAGTTCATCGCCAGCGAGCACCGCCGCAGCCTCTCGCCCAAGAGCCTGCAGCGCCGGCTTTCGGCCTGCCGCAGCTTCTACCAGTGGCTGCTGAAGAATGGCCGCATACAAACCAACCCGGCCGCGGCGCTGCGTGCGCCGCGCGCGCCACGCAAGCTGCCGCAGGTGCTTGATGCCGATGAGGCGGTGCAGCTGGTCGAACTGCCCACCGACGCACCGCTGGGCCTGCGCGACCGTGCGCTGCTGGAGCTGTTCTATTCCTCGGGACTGCGCCTGAGCGAGCTGTGTGCGCTGCGCTGGCGTGATCTGGATTTCGCCGCCGGCGTGGTCAATGTGCTGGGCAAGGGTGGCAAGCAGCGCCGTGTGCCGGTGGGCTCGCATGCACGCCGGGCGCTGGAGGAATGGCGCGTGAACAGCGGCGGCCAGCCAGCGCTGCCGGTCTTTCCCGGTCGCGGCGGCGCGCCCATCAGCCAGCGTGCGGTGCAGATCCGGATCAAGCAGCTGGCCCAGCGCCAGGGCCTGTTCAAGCACGTGCACCCGCACATGCTGCGGCACAGTTTCGCCAGCCACATCCTCGAATCCTCGGGCGACCTGCGCGGCGTGCAGGAGCTGCTCGGCCACGCCGACATCTCCACCACCCAGATCTACACCCATCTGGATTTCCAGCACCTGGCCAAGGTCTACGACGCCGCGCATCCGCGCGCCAAGCGCAAGGGGCAGGGCGGCAGCGAGCCGCTGGCGGGCTGA
- a CDS encoding YbaN family protein, whose protein sequence is MSPHLPPEPRPVSRPPSRFRWAWWVLAYASLGVGIVGIFVPGLPTTVFVLISAWAAARGSDRLHDWLLRHPRFGRVITDWHAHGAVSRRAKWMATLTMLLCALVMLWCVPLAWVKWLSIGCMVVVATWLWARPLPPGER, encoded by the coding sequence ATGTCGCCCCACCTGCCGCCCGAGCCCCGTCCCGTTTCACGGCCACCCAGCCGGTTCCGCTGGGCGTGGTGGGTGCTGGCCTACGCCAGCCTCGGCGTGGGCATCGTCGGCATCTTCGTGCCCGGCCTGCCGACCACGGTGTTCGTCCTGATCTCGGCCTGGGCCGCCGCGCGCGGCTCGGACCGGTTGCACGACTGGCTGTTGCGCCACCCACGGTTCGGTCGGGTCATCACCGACTGGCATGCGCACGGTGCGGTCAGCCGACGCGCCAAGTGGATGGCGACTTTGACCATGCTGCTGTGCGCGCTGGTCATGCTCTGGTGCGTGCCGCTGGCCTGGGTGAAATGGCTGTCGATCGGCTGCATGGTCGTGGTCGCGACCTGGTTGTGGGCACGGCCGCTGCCACCGGGCGAACGCTGA
- a CDS encoding autotransporter outer membrane beta-barrel domain-containing protein, which yields MVFDRVARTANQYATARALNSLVQSGDALALYNGLLELSEDEALAAFDQLSGQLHASNRGVLLEDRLLRDGIRQRMHNADPDSRDLGVSAWLSGGGASARNDAGSEAHRLHSSRNGLVVGVDGRLGDAFVLGMALGQQEQRVQQRSLSAATDIDSVHGGLYAGFEHHAWSLLLGGSHTKYSVGSRRQLGVGVAPQSLHSDYDARGTTLFAEAGWKLALGGAQFVPYVGAAHGRVETDAFVERGGNAVLQVEAGRDTYWTTTLGLRMGWDISAGQDEAATLSAGLAWQNAQGDLRPFSAQRFVAGSNGFDVGGVALARNLGIAELGVAVNTSANSRLSMAMQGRAGGEVRELGAHLDWRWEL from the coding sequence CTGGTCTTTGATCGCGTCGCGCGCACTGCCAACCAGTACGCCACCGCGAGGGCGCTCAACAGCCTGGTCCAGTCCGGCGATGCGCTGGCCCTGTACAACGGGTTGCTGGAACTGTCGGAAGACGAGGCGCTGGCGGCGTTCGACCAGCTCTCCGGGCAACTGCATGCCTCGAACCGCGGCGTGCTGCTGGAAGACCGCCTGCTGCGTGACGGCATCCGCCAGCGGATGCACAACGCGGATCCGGACAGTCGGGACCTGGGCGTTTCGGCGTGGCTGTCGGGTGGCGGAGCGTCGGCGCGCAATGACGCGGGGAGCGAGGCCCACCGCCTGCACTCCAGTCGCAACGGTCTGGTCGTCGGCGTTGACGGACGCCTGGGTGATGCCTTCGTGCTGGGCATGGCGCTGGGCCAACAGGAGCAGCGGGTGCAGCAGCGTTCACTGTCCGCGGCGACCGATATCGACTCGGTCCACGGTGGCCTCTACGCCGGCTTCGAGCACCATGCCTGGTCGCTGCTGTTGGGTGGCAGCCACACGAAGTACTCGGTCGGAAGCCGTCGTCAGCTGGGTGTGGGTGTCGCGCCCCAATCACTGCATTCCGACTACGACGCCCGTGGCACCACGCTGTTTGCCGAGGCCGGGTGGAAGCTGGCGCTGGGTGGCGCGCAATTCGTTCCCTATGTCGGTGCTGCCCACGGCCGCGTGGAGACTGACGCCTTCGTCGAGAGGGGAGGCAACGCCGTCCTGCAGGTGGAGGCAGGAAGGGATACCTACTGGACCACCACGCTTGGCCTGCGCATGGGCTGGGACATCAGTGCCGGGCAGGACGAGGCAGCTACCCTCAGCGCTGGCCTGGCCTGGCAGAACGCGCAGGGTGACCTGCGGCCGTTCTCTGCGCAGCGCTTTGTCGCCGGCAGCAATGGCTTCGACGTCGGCGGCGTGGCCCTGGCACGCAACCTGGGCATCGCCGAACTGGGCGTGGCGGTCAATACCTCGGCCAACAGTCGCCTGTCGATGGCGATGCAGGGCCGGGCGGGTGGAGAGGTGAGGGAACTGGGCGCGCATCTGGACTGGCGCTGGGAGCTCTGA
- a CDS encoding S9 family peptidase: MKPVLSLVIASLMTASANAAPLPTPPDAPKRPYTVKAPFGAERQDPYYWLRDDERKDPQMLAYLEAENAYTDAVMAPLRPLEEKLYGEIVGRIKQDDASVPYRERGYWYYTRFETGKDYPIHARRKGDMGAPEEILLDVNVMAEGKGYFSVGAMEVSQDNRLLAWADDAVGRRQYTIRFKDLATGKVLDDVIEGVSPNVVWADDNKTLLYVENDPETLLTVRVKKHVLGTPTSQDVLVYEEEDDSFYMGIGRTRDDRFITIGVESTVSSEQRYAPASDPTHFTVLAPRQRDVEYDADHYNGRWVIRTNADGAKNFKLVTAPSDATSRAQWQDWVAHDPDVLVEGFELFDGFTAIAERAEALERVRLLFADGRSEFVKADEPAYSMGLSVNPEPETPWLRYSYTSLTTPATTYELNVVTGERKLLKQQPVIGYDPSQYQTERVWVSARDGARVPVSLVYKKGFRKDGSAALYQYAYGSYGMSMDPGFNLPVISLLDRGVVYAIAHIRGGEEMGRAWYESGKLLNKQNTFNDFVDVTRALVEQGYAAKDRVGASGGSAGGLLMGAVANQAPADYRVMVAQVPFVDVVTTMLDPSIPLTTNEYDEWGNPEQQRFYYYMLTYSPYDNVKAQAYPALFVGTGLWDSQVQYWEPAKWVARLRDENTGKHPLVFRTNMEAGHGGKSGRFRRYRELAETYAFVLDQLGVETR, translated from the coding sequence ATGAAACCTGTCCTCAGCCTTGTGATCGCCAGCCTCATGACTGCTTCTGCCAACGCCGCGCCCCTGCCGACCCCGCCCGATGCGCCCAAGCGCCCGTACACGGTAAAGGCGCCATTCGGGGCCGAGCGCCAGGATCCGTACTACTGGCTGCGCGATGACGAGCGCAAGGATCCGCAGATGCTGGCCTATCTGGAGGCCGAGAACGCCTACACCGACGCGGTGATGGCCCCGCTCAGGCCGCTGGAGGAGAAGCTTTACGGCGAGATCGTCGGCCGCATCAAGCAGGACGACGCCTCGGTGCCGTACCGCGAGCGCGGCTACTGGTACTACACGCGTTTCGAGACCGGCAAGGACTATCCGATCCACGCCCGCCGCAAGGGCGACATGGGCGCGCCCGAAGAGATCCTGCTCGATGTCAACGTGATGGCCGAGGGCAAGGGCTACTTCAGCGTCGGTGCCATGGAGGTCAGCCAGGACAACCGCCTGCTGGCCTGGGCCGATGACGCGGTGGGCCGCCGCCAGTACACGATCCGCTTCAAGGACCTGGCTACCGGCAAGGTGCTGGACGATGTGATCGAGGGCGTCTCGCCCAACGTGGTCTGGGCCGACGACAACAAGACCCTGCTGTACGTGGAGAACGACCCGGAAACCCTGCTCACCGTGCGGGTGAAGAAGCACGTGCTCGGTACCCCAACCAGCCAGGACGTGCTGGTCTACGAGGAGGAGGACGACAGCTTCTACATGGGCATCGGCCGCACCCGCGACGATCGCTTCATCACCATCGGCGTGGAAAGCACTGTGTCCTCGGAGCAACGCTATGCCCCGGCCAGCGATCCGACCCACTTCACCGTGCTGGCGCCGCGCCAGCGCGATGTCGAGTACGACGCCGACCACTACAACGGCCGCTGGGTGATCCGCACCAACGCCGATGGTGCCAAGAACTTCAAGCTGGTCACCGCACCGTCCGATGCCACCTCGCGTGCGCAGTGGCAGGACTGGGTCGCCCATGACCCGGACGTGCTGGTCGAGGGCTTTGAGCTGTTCGACGGTTTCACCGCGATCGCCGAGCGCGCCGAGGCGCTGGAGCGCGTGCGCCTGCTGTTCGCCGATGGCCGCAGCGAGTTCGTCAAGGCCGACGAGCCGGCCTATTCGATGGGCCTGTCGGTCAACCCGGAGCCGGAAACGCCGTGGCTGCGCTACAGCTACACCTCGCTGACCACCCCTGCCACCACCTACGAGCTCAACGTGGTGACCGGTGAGCGCAAGCTGCTCAAGCAGCAGCCGGTGATCGGCTATGACCCGTCGCAGTACCAGACCGAGCGGGTATGGGTGAGCGCACGCGACGGCGCCAGGGTGCCGGTGTCGCTGGTGTACAAAAAAGGCTTCAGGAAGGACGGCAGCGCGGCGCTGTACCAGTACGCCTACGGCAGCTATGGCATGTCGATGGATCCGGGCTTCAACCTGCCGGTGATCAGCCTGCTTGATCGCGGCGTGGTCTATGCCATCGCCCACATCCGTGGCGGCGAGGAGATGGGCCGTGCCTGGTACGAGAGCGGCAAGCTACTCAACAAGCAGAACACCTTCAACGACTTCGTCGACGTCACCCGCGCGCTGGTCGAGCAGGGCTACGCGGCCAAGGACCGCGTCGGCGCATCGGGCGGCAGTGCCGGCGGCTTGCTGATGGGCGCGGTGGCCAACCAGGCGCCGGCCGACTACCGGGTGATGGTGGCGCAGGTGCCGTTCGTGGACGTGGTCACCACCATGCTCGATCCGTCGATCCCGCTGACCACCAACGAGTACGACGAGTGGGGCAACCCGGAACAGCAGAGGTTCTACTACTACATGCTCACCTACTCGCCCTACGACAACGTGAAGGCGCAGGCCTATCCGGCGCTGTTCGTCGGCACCGGCCTGTGGGACTCGCAGGTGCAGTACTGGGAGCCGGCCAAGTGGGTGGCCAGGCTGCGTGACGAGAACACCGGCAAGCATCCGCTGGTGTTCCGCACCAACATGGAAGCTGGCCACGGCGGCAAGTCCGGCCGCTTCCGTCGCTACCGCGAGCTGGCCGAGACCTATGCGTTCGTGCTGGACCAGCTGGGCGTGGAAACACGCTGA
- a CDS encoding lipoprotein, which yields MKMKPNSLFFLLPAACALLVLTACGNKGPLVMPQKPVPIEEQAVEPVDEANGEADEAAEQAIEEDAGETVPADADSDE from the coding sequence ATGAAGATGAAGCCCAATTCGCTGTTTTTCCTGCTGCCGGCGGCATGCGCGCTGCTGGTCCTGACCGCCTGTGGCAACAAGGGCCCGCTGGTGATGCCGCAGAAACCGGTGCCGATCGAGGAACAGGCCGTGGAGCCTGTCGACGAGGCAAACGGCGAGGCCGATGAGGCCGCCGAGCAGGCGATCGAAGAGGATGCCGGCGAGACCGTGCCCGCCGACGCGGATTCGGATGAATAA
- a CDS encoding DUF484 family protein: MSDTLEKIGAHEVAAWLRRHPTFLKQFPDLALTMVVPRDDGPTASLASYQLEILRDKNRELSRRLSELAGNAQVNERLAVRTHQLTLALMRQTSAADTLRAMVASLEEDFAGDLVRIVLLQPVAGLEQAPWLQVHGGSDPALAPFHDCLNDGEPICGRLQPEKNTLLYGERVGEVQSTALLPLPGVGLIAVGSHDPNRFYPGMGTLFLRMMGESLAVALQRFATA, from the coding sequence ATGAGCGATACCCTGGAAAAGATCGGTGCCCACGAGGTGGCGGCGTGGCTGCGGCGCCACCCTACCTTCCTCAAGCAGTTCCCGGACCTGGCACTGACCATGGTGGTGCCGCGCGATGACGGCCCGACCGCGTCGCTGGCCAGCTACCAGCTGGAAATCCTGCGTGACAAGAACCGCGAGCTGTCGCGGCGGCTGAGCGAACTGGCCGGCAATGCCCAGGTCAACGAGCGCCTGGCCGTGCGCACGCACCAGTTGACCCTGGCGCTGATGCGCCAGACCAGCGCCGCCGATACGCTGCGCGCGATGGTGGCCTCGCTGGAAGAGGATTTCGCCGGCGACCTGGTGCGCATCGTGCTGCTGCAGCCGGTAGCCGGGCTGGAACAGGCACCGTGGCTGCAGGTGCATGGCGGCAGCGACCCGGCGCTGGCCCCGTTCCACGACTGCCTCAATGACGGCGAGCCGATCTGCGGCCGCCTGCAGCCGGAGAAGAACACCTTGCTGTACGGCGAGCGCGTGGGCGAGGTGCAGTCCACCGCGTTGCTGCCTTTGCCGGGCGTTGGCCTGATCGCGGTCGGCAGCCATGACCCCAACCGTTTCTACCCAGGCATGGGCACGCTGTTCCTGCGCATGATGGGCGAGTCGCTGGCGGTGGCCCTGCAGCGTTTCGCCACGGCCTGA